The Kitasatospora sp. NBC_00374 genome has a segment encoding these proteins:
- a CDS encoding pyridoxamine 5'-phosphate oxidase family protein, translating into MSTGPTNREPRTHDRRRRDTEHRLTHDIDVWVASASDDGAPYLVPLSFDWDGEALLVATPTDSPTGRNLAATRTTRLGLGHTRDVTVIEGEVEVLEIDALPQERGDRFAARTGFDPRALATPYRWFRITPRRTQAWREVNELPGRTLMRDGRWLA; encoded by the coding sequence ATGAGCACCGGACCGACGAACCGCGAACCCCGCACCCACGATCGGCGCCGTCGCGACACCGAGCACCGGCTCACCCACGACATCGACGTCTGGGTGGCCAGTGCCTCGGACGACGGCGCGCCGTACCTGGTGCCGCTGTCGTTCGACTGGGACGGCGAGGCGCTGCTGGTGGCCACCCCGACGGACAGCCCGACCGGCAGGAACCTGGCCGCCACCCGGACCACCCGGCTGGGACTGGGCCACACCCGCGACGTGACCGTGATCGAGGGCGAGGTCGAGGTGCTGGAGATCGACGCACTGCCGCAGGAGCGGGGCGACCGGTTCGCCGCTCGCACCGGCTTCGACCCGCGCGCGCTGGCCACGCCGTACCGCTGGTTCCGGATCACCCCGCGCCGCACCCAGGCCTGGCGCGAGGTGAACGAGCTGCCCGGGCGCACGCTCATGCGCGACGGCCGCTGGCTGGCCTGA
- a CDS encoding LuxR C-terminal-related transcriptional regulator, whose product MSTPVISAREAEVLALLGEHLSNAEIAARLFISVRTVESHVSSLLRKLELPDRRALSRRAAEPARAGRPQPEPALPAPLTAFVGRVRERRELAEAVKAHRQVTAVGPGGVGKTRLALAVAAELAGEFADGVWFVDLVPVTDPGRVGAVVAAAVGVGEQPGRGIDESVLAALTDRQALLVFDNCEHVGDGVAPFLERLLAGCPRVRVLTTSRARLMVPFEWVHPVPPLSRVGGAESEAVALFVERAAAVGRPPDPAVRDRVAAICERLDGMALAIELAAARCATLGLDGLTSGLCDQLRMLAGGPRADGRHRSVRAVLDWSHDLLEPQDRALLRRVSVFVVPFTAEAAARVAGFGPLDPAAVADGLGRLAEQSLLTVTSSAAGTRYQALETIRQYGTERLAEADELTEVRARHLGWCSAGATALRETGGADWRARFDALAEELRTALAWAAGRPEQRVDAHRLALCTAELAFTRNLLGEAQQRFEQAAELAAGADDAAGAAALRQAAGVAGCRRLGDDMFRLHRAAGEAARRAGDRVGSARDLAAAATVAYRFSSAFTLLPPVDEVTALLAAARELSGGDDPAAAAAVALAEAAVVADAFGAVQGATDNTVQETVAYAEQAVGLARRAGDPVAESAALDALSGARSWAGEPFAAAAAARHRIDVLASAPRTPAATHELIDALAMAAGTALGVGELPEALRWGRQLADQPLLAEAGHNATSWLLVADAFAGNAEEVLTRSVRFLGAWEQAGRQRSFSLGPAAASVAMVHGMRGDHEARASWLAVVDRAGTAPEHRYGYGAVFDAMVLLHHGDAGAALERVAPEPDEVWKWVSWIWLHWYVALRAEAAVLAGHPDARERVVAARAVVAGNPVATAQVDRAEALLDGDLPRLLAVGEAFDAAGCHYQSARTLLLAGASAPPRARP is encoded by the coding sequence GTGTCCACTCCAGTGATCTCGGCTCGGGAAGCCGAAGTGCTCGCGCTGCTCGGGGAGCACCTCAGTAACGCGGAGATCGCCGCGCGGCTGTTCATCTCCGTCCGCACGGTCGAGTCGCACGTCTCCTCGCTGCTGCGGAAGCTGGAGCTGCCGGACCGGCGGGCGCTGTCCAGGCGCGCGGCCGAACCGGCTCGCGCCGGGCGGCCGCAGCCGGAGCCCGCTCTTCCGGCGCCGCTGACGGCGTTCGTCGGCCGGGTGCGGGAGCGCAGGGAGTTGGCCGAGGCGGTGAAGGCACACCGGCAGGTGACCGCAGTCGGTCCGGGCGGGGTGGGGAAGACGCGGCTCGCGCTGGCGGTGGCAGCGGAGCTGGCCGGCGAGTTCGCCGACGGGGTGTGGTTCGTGGACCTGGTCCCGGTCACCGATCCGGGGCGGGTGGGCGCGGTGGTCGCGGCGGCCGTGGGCGTGGGCGAGCAACCCGGGCGTGGCATCGACGAGTCGGTGCTCGCCGCGCTGACGGACCGTCAGGCGCTACTGGTGTTCGACAACTGCGAGCACGTGGGCGACGGGGTGGCGCCGTTCCTGGAACGGCTGCTGGCGGGCTGCCCCCGGGTGCGGGTGCTCACGACCAGCCGGGCCCGGCTGATGGTGCCGTTCGAGTGGGTCCACCCGGTCCCGCCGCTGTCGCGGGTCGGCGGGGCCGAGTCGGAGGCCGTGGCGCTGTTCGTGGAACGGGCGGCGGCGGTCGGCCGACCGCCGGATCCGGCGGTACGCGACCGGGTTGCGGCCATCTGCGAACGGCTGGACGGCATGGCCCTGGCGATCGAGCTGGCGGCGGCCCGGTGCGCCACGCTCGGGCTGGACGGCCTCACCTCCGGCCTCTGCGACCAACTGCGCATGCTGGCCGGCGGACCCCGCGCCGACGGCAGGCACCGGTCGGTGCGGGCGGTACTGGACTGGAGCCATGACCTGCTGGAGCCGCAGGACCGGGCGCTGCTGCGGCGGGTGTCGGTCTTCGTCGTGCCGTTCACCGCCGAGGCGGCCGCCCGGGTGGCCGGGTTCGGCCCGCTGGATCCGGCCGCGGTCGCGGACGGGCTCGGCAGGCTCGCCGAGCAGAGCCTGCTCACCGTGACGTCGTCCGCGGCCGGCACCCGCTACCAGGCGCTGGAGACCATCCGCCAGTACGGGACGGAGCGGCTCGCCGAAGCCGACGAGCTGACCGAGGTCCGAGCCCGGCATCTGGGGTGGTGCTCGGCCGGCGCGACAGCCCTTCGGGAGACCGGAGGCGCGGACTGGCGCGCCCGGTTCGACGCGCTGGCGGAGGAGCTCCGGACCGCCCTCGCCTGGGCCGCCGGCCGGCCGGAGCAGCGCGTGGACGCCCACCGTCTCGCCCTGTGCACGGCCGAGTTGGCCTTCACCCGGAACCTGCTCGGCGAGGCCCAGCAGCGGTTCGAGCAGGCGGCGGAGCTCGCCGCCGGTGCCGACGATGCGGCCGGTGCCGCGGCACTGCGGCAGGCCGCCGGGGTGGCCGGGTGCCGCCGGCTCGGCGACGACATGTTCCGCCTGCACCGCGCCGCCGGGGAGGCCGCACGCCGGGCCGGTGACCGCGTGGGTTCCGCCCGCGACCTGGCGGCCGCCGCCACCGTCGCGTACCGCTTCTCCAGCGCGTTCACCCTGCTTCCGCCCGTGGACGAGGTGACCGCGCTGCTCGCGGCCGCGCGGGAGCTGTCCGGCGGTGACGACCCGGCTGCCGCGGCGGCCGTCGCGCTGGCCGAGGCGGCGGTGGTCGCGGACGCGTTCGGCGCGGTCCAGGGAGCCACGGACAACACCGTGCAGGAGACGGTCGCGTACGCCGAACAGGCGGTCGGGCTCGCCCGGCGCGCGGGCGACCCGGTCGCCGAGTCCGCCGCCCTCGACGCGCTCTCCGGCGCCCGGAGTTGGGCCGGCGAGCCGTTCGCCGCCGCGGCCGCCGCCCGGCACCGGATCGATGTCCTGGCCTCGGCCCCACGTACCCCGGCCGCCACGCACGAGCTGATCGACGCCCTCGCCATGGCCGCCGGAACCGCCCTCGGCGTGGGCGAGCTGCCGGAAGCCCTCCGATGGGGCAGGCAGCTCGCCGACCAGCCACTGCTGGCGGAGGCGGGCCACAACGCCACGTCCTGGCTCCTGGTCGCGGACGCGTTCGCGGGCAACGCCGAGGAGGTGCTCACCCGCAGCGTGAGGTTCCTCGGCGCGTGGGAGCAGGCCGGCCGGCAGCGGTCGTTCTCGCTCGGCCCGGCCGCTGCCTCGGTCGCGATGGTCCACGGCATGCGTGGTGACCACGAGGCCCGGGCGAGCTGGCTCGCGGTCGTCGACCGGGCGGGCACCGCACCCGAGCACCGGTACGGCTACGGCGCGGTCTTCGACGCCATGGTCCTGCTCCACCACGGGGACGCGGGCGCCGCGCTGGAGCGGGTCGCGCCGGAGCCGGATGAGGTGTGGAAGTGGGTCAGCTGGATCTGGCTGCACTGGTACGTGGCGCTCAGGGCGGAGGCGGCGGTGCTCGCCGGGCATCCGGACGCCCGGGAGCGCGTTGTCGCCGCCAGGGCCGTGGTCGCCGGCAACCCGGTCGCCACCGCCCAGGTGGACCGGGCGGAGGCGCTGCTCGACGGTGACCTGCCGCGGCTGCTGGCCGTCGGCGAGGCGTTCGACGCGGCCGGCTGTCATTACCAGTCGGCGCGCACGCTGCTGCTCGCGGGGGCGAGCGCGCCGCCGCGGGCGCGGCCGTGA
- a CDS encoding VOC family protein, translating to MTGSSTRGIRTVLHPVSDLAKAKAVYAALLGVPPQTDEPYYVGFEAAGQHIGLVPGGGPQGLTSSLAYWHVPDIEAKLAEVTAAGATVKEPAHDVGGGRLVAAVLDPDGNLLGLLQDR from the coding sequence ATGACCGGTTCTTCCACCCGGGGAATCAGGACCGTGCTGCATCCCGTCTCCGATCTGGCGAAGGCCAAGGCGGTGTACGCGGCCCTGCTCGGCGTCCCGCCGCAGACCGACGAGCCCTACTACGTCGGCTTCGAGGCCGCGGGCCAGCACATCGGGCTGGTGCCGGGCGGCGGCCCGCAGGGCCTGACCTCGTCGCTGGCCTACTGGCACGTGCCGGACATCGAGGCGAAGCTCGCCGAGGTGACCGCCGCCGGCGCGACCGTGAAGGAGCCCGCGCACGACGTCGGCGGCGGCCGCCTGGTGGCCGCCGTGCTCGACCCCGACGGCAACCTCCTCGGGCTGCTTCAGGACCGATGA